A DNA window from Zingiber officinale cultivar Zhangliang chromosome 3A, Zo_v1.1, whole genome shotgun sequence contains the following coding sequences:
- the LOC122052241 gene encoding salt tolerance receptor-like cytoplasmic kinase 1 has protein sequence MFRGCRIPLCGCFGNPGDSDLGPAQARVGDEPETEPEEEKEKGAAVPRRFGWEEVEIATSSVVGEGGTSTVYLARLPDSSLAAVKLHRPSERLHRAFRQELNVLLRLRHPHIVRLVGYCDEREEEGALVFEYLPKGSLHEQLHGEGSGEVLPWARRMAIAHQVAQALEYLHDGCDPQVVHGDVKSANVLLDARMEAKLCDFGSARVGFSAAVAPPRSGRVMVVGSPGYVDPHYLRSGMVSKKSDVYSFGVLLLELVTGEEAFDAERERRLTAEMAPVLRDPEGRTAEAVDVGLGGAYDFGEAAAMLATAAACLGNNPGLRPTMAEVVGMLRATASASIAAVAARLGGKTES, from the exons ATGTTCCGCGGGTGCAGAATACCGCTCTGCGGATGCTTCGGGAATCCGGGCGACTCGGATCTGGGCCCGGCCCAGGCCCGCGTCGGCGATGAACCGGAAACCGAgccggaggaggagaaggagaagggggcGGCGGTGCCGCGGCGGTTCGGTTGGGAGGAGGTCGAGATTGCCACCTCCTCGGTGGTCGGGGAGGGAGGAACCAGCACTGTCTACCTCGCTCGTCTCCCGGATTCGTCCCTTGCCGCCGTCAAGCTACACCGCCCCAGCGAGCGCCTCCACCGCGCCTTCCGGCAGGAGCTCAACGTTCTGCTCCGCCTCCGCCACCCCCACATCGTCCGCCTCGTCGGCTATTGCGATGAGCGTG AGGAAGAAGGGGCTTTGGTGTTCGAGTACTTACCGAAAGGGAGCCTCCACGAGCAGCTCCACGGAGAGGGCAGCGGAGAGGTGCTGCCGTGGGCGCGGCGAATGGCGATCGCGCACCAGGTGGCGCAGGCGCTGGAGTACTTGCACGACGGCTGCGACCCCCAGGTGGTGCACGGTGACGTGAAGTCCGCAAACGTGCTCCTCGATGCGCGGATGGAGGCGAAGCTGTGCGACTTTGGATCGGCCCGGGTGGGATTCTCGGCGGCGGTGGCGCCGCCCAGATCCGGCCGGGTCATGGTGGTGGGCTCGCCGGGATACGTCGACCCGCACTACCTCCGGTCTGGCATGGTCTCCAAGAAGAGCGACGTGTACAGCTTCGGGGTACTGCTGCTGGAGCTCGTCACCGGCGAGGAGGCGTTCGACGCCGAGCGCGAGCGCCGTTTAACAGCGGAGATGGCTCCTGTGCTTCGCGATCCGGAGGGACGGACCGCGGAGGCGGTGGACGTCGGATTGGGCGGTGCGTACGACTTCGGAGAAGCGGCGGCGATGCTAGCGACGGCCGCAGCGTGCCTGGGGAATAACCCCGGCCTCCGCCCCACGATGGCGGAGGTGGTTGGGATGCTGCGGGCGACGGCGTCGGCGTCCATCGCCGCCGTGGCAGCGAGGTTGGGAGGCAAAACAGAGTCATAA